One Papaver somniferum cultivar HN1 chromosome 10, ASM357369v1, whole genome shotgun sequence genomic window carries:
- the LOC113315150 gene encoding homeobox-leucine zipper protein ATHB-13-like, producing MGSCNGMAFFPSSFMVQNSSHHDQEDHHHHPTSFNSVLPSSFTSLQPVDFHHGAGVASLPGKKTSSMAFTGFDVCDHHQENNNNGAEDYSDDGSQMGEKKRRLNMEQVKTLEKNFELGNKLEPERKMQLARALGLQPRQIAIWFQNRRARWKTKSLEKDYDILKRQFDAVKADNEALQSQNKKLRDEILALKSKEIPTHEYIINLNKETDQQGCSSSSNRSDNSSEINLDLSRRSTTTSSAINSPTTLSSSHRQQMISSRPTTITALFPSSSSSSSRPNQIQVAQQILHHQNSQQYHQKSASVDNALVPPQHQEESLINNIFCGIDDQPNFWPWQEQQQFHN from the exons ATGGGATCATGCAATGGAATGGCTTTCTTCCCTTCTAGTTTCATGGTTCAAAACTCTTCTCATCACGATCAAGAagatcaccaccaccaccccacTTCTTTCAATTCAGTTCTCCCTTCCTCATTCACATCTCTTCAACCTGTAGACTTCCATCACGGTGCAGGTGTAGCATCTCTTCCGGGAAagaaaacatcatcaatggcattTACAGGTTTTGATGTCTGTGATCATCATCAAGAGAATAACAATAATGGAGCAGAGGATTATTCAGATGATGGGTCACAAAtgggagaaaagaaaagaagacttAACATGGAACAGGTGAAGACACTCGAGAAGAATTTCGAGTTGGGCAATAAACTTGAACCCGAAAGGAAAATGCAATTAGCTAGAGCATTGGGGTTACAACCAAGACAGATTGCTATATGGTTTCAGAACAGAAGAGCTAGATGGAAGACAAAGTCATTAGAGAAAGATTATGATATCCTCAAGAGACAATTTGATGCTGTCAAAGCTGATAATGAAGCTCTACAATCTCAAAACAAGAAACTTCGCGATGAG ATACTGGCACTTAAGAGCAAGGAGATACCAACTCATGAATACATCATAAACCTAAACAAAGAGACGGATCAACAAGGATGTTCATCTTCAAGCAATAGAAGCGACAATAGTTCTGAAATTAATCTGGATTTGTCAAGGAGAAGTACAACAACATCCTCGGCCATTAATAGTCCTACTACGCTGTCCAGTTCTCATCGGCAACAAATGATAAGTAGCAGGCCTACTACTATTACTGCTCTTTTcccatcgtcatcatcatcatcgtcgagGCCGAACCAAATCCAAGTGGCTCAGCAAATTCTCCATCACCAAAATTCTCAGCAATATCATCAAAAGAGTGCTAGTGTTGATAACGCATTAGTCCCACCACAACATCAAGAAGAAAGTTTGATCAACAACATATTCTGTGGGATTGATGACCAGCCCAACTTTTGGCCATGGCAAGAGCAGCAACAGTTCCATAATTAG